The proteins below come from a single Terriglobia bacterium genomic window:
- a CDS encoding integrase core domain-containing protein, giving the protein SDHRNAHLSLWLRHYNFHRPHASLNNAPPISRSPLPGYNLLTHHR; this is encoded by the coding sequence CTTCTGATCACCGCAACGCTCACCTGTCTCTCTGGCTTCGTCACTACAACTTCCACCGCCCACATGCTAGCCTCAATAACGCTCCGCCAATCTCCCGCTCCCCGCTTCCGGGGTACAACCTCCTGACACACCACAGATAA